In Deltaproteobacteria bacterium, the genomic window GCTGTGGACTTTTCAAGTGGCACCTGATTTCTTAAGTAGATGAGGGTGTCCTTTTCAATAAAATCAGATTTGTAAATTCCAGTTAAGAATTTCTGAGCCGTCTGACCTTGAAGTGAGGCAAAAAAGAATTGGTTCTTCGCATCTCTTCTCAGAAGCCAGTCAATGGCCTTATTACAAAGTTGGCAATAGCCGTCGAAGAAAATAATTTTTGTAGATTCAATGTTTTTTTCAATCGGGACATGGTTCATAAAGTATCCTTGCCATGTGGAATTCTCAAGAGGAGGTTCAATTGGAAATTTAATTAATTCTTCAATTTACTATTGAGAGTCGTCAATTTTTTAATGTAATTTAGAATCCGGCGGGATTTAATTTCTCTCTGTTCTAAAATGAGGAGAGTTTCTTGAATTAATTTTTTGGCTTCGGAAACTCTATTTAGCTTTACAAGGACATCAATCACATGGGCGGACACCTTTAAATTGTTGTCACCATAGGATAGCTGGAGTGCTTTCTGCCCCTTCTCTAAAGCCTCTTGAAAATTTCCTTCACTAAATAAAGATCGTGAATAATTGTGATAGAAAGTAAACTCCTCTGGAAATTTGGAAATCAGGTCTTTATAAATTTGATGAGCCTCAGAAAAGCGTCCCAACTTTTGTAGGGCATAGGCTTTTTCCAAATTATAACCACGATTGTATTTAGAATCTAAAGTGGATTTCTTAATTTTTGAATCAATCCAAATCAGAGTATCTAAATAAACTTTTTTTGATTCTTCATTTTTTTCAAGACCAGCCAATGAATCCGCTTTTAAAAAGTAAAAATCACTACTGGATGAATGAGTCTTCAAATTTAAATCACTGACGACAAGACCATATTCATGGGTCCATTTTTTTAAAGCGAGATTATTAGTCGTCTCACCAATGTTACCAAGGGTTTCAAGTTTCATTAAAACGGTGCTTTCTTTAGGGAAAGTGATAATAGAGTTTTTAAACGCAGAAATCAAATTTTCGCTTATTAAGTCTTCTTCATAAAGATTTAAAAGAGGTATCAAGCTAATTAAATCTCGTTGTTGTGTTGTCAGAAGGGGAGCTGCAATAGCTGTGGGAAAATATTTTAAAGAATGAGCATATTCGTTCTTTGAATAATAATAATTTATGAGTTTCCAAGCAATTTCTGTCGTCGGTTTCTTTTCGAATTTTGCAATGGATTCTATTAAGGAAATTTGTTTGTTTTCTTTTAGAGAAGAGAGTGTATTGAATAAAAGTTCCTTCGTAGGAAGACCTTTTATTCTGCTGATTTCATCGCCCTGACTGTTTGTGAAAATTAAAGTCGGGTATTCTTTGATCTTGAAATTCAATTTGAGTTTGCTTGATGC contains:
- a CDS encoding DUF393 domain-containing protein; this encodes MNHVPIEKNIESTKIIFFDGYCQLCNKAIDWLLRRDAKNQFFFASLQGQTAQKFLTGIYKSDFIEKDTLIYLRNQVPLEKSTAILMILIDIGGLWKAMGILFIIPRPLRDLIYFFIAKNRYRFFKKRTHCRLPSPDESKKLLP
- a CDS encoding thioredoxin family protein, whose product is MDLIKKYSFLSSFSFLILLFCWNTEAKVVSSTVFIQNDFNLALGRAKSENKPLMIYFYGIWCPPCNILKETYFASSRFLEFSKKIVLLEMDGDLEASSKLKLNFKIKEYPTLIFTNSQGDEISRIKGLPTKELLFNTLSSLKENKQISLIESIAKFEKKPTTEIAWKLINYYYSKNEYAHSLKYFPTAIAAPLLTTQQRDLISLIPLLNLYEEDLISENLISAFKNSIITFPKESTVLMKLETLGNIGETTNNLALKKWTHEYGLVVSDLNLKTHSSSSDFYFLKADSLAGLEKNEESKKVYLDTLIWIDSKIKKSTLDSKYNRGYNLEKAYALQKLGRFSEAHQIYKDLISKFPEEFTFYHNYSRSLFSEGNFQEALEKGQKALQLSYGDNNLKVSAHVIDVLVKLNRVSEAKKLIQETLLILEQREIKSRRILNYIKKLTTLNSKLKN